The Xenopus tropicalis strain Nigerian chromosome 7, UCB_Xtro_10.0, whole genome shotgun sequence genome includes a region encoding these proteins:
- the lin7b gene encoding protein lin-7 homolog B, whose amino-acid sequence MAALPEPLGLERDVCRAIELLERLQRSGEVPPQKLQALQRVLQSKFCSAVREVYEQLYDTLDITGSAEIRAHATAKATVAAFAASEGHAHPRVVELPKTDEGLGFNIMGGKEQNSPIYISRIIPGGVADRHGGLKRGDQLLSVNGVSVEGEQHEKAVELLKAAQGTVKLVVRYTPKVLEEMEARFEKMRTARRRQQQNSYTSLESRG is encoded by the exons ATGGCAGCTTTGCCCGAGCCCCTAGGACTGGAGAGAG ATGTTTGCCGTGCCATTGAGCTGTTGGAGAGGCTACAGCGGAGCGGGGAGGTGCCGCCTCAGAAACTGCAGGCCTTACAGCGCGTCTTACAAAGCAAATTCTGCTCTGCCGTACGTGAG GTGTATGAGCAGCTGTACGACACTCTGGATATCACCGGGAGTGCTGAAATAAGGGCACATGCCACTGCTAAG GCCACCGTGGCAGCTTTTGCGGCAAGTGAAGGACATGCCCACCCTAGAGTGGTTGAGCTCCCTAAAACTGATGAAGGTCTGGGATTTAACATCATGGGAGGAAAAGAGCAGAATTCCCCCATTTATATCTCTCGAATTATCCCTGGTGGGGTGGCAGATCGTCACGGAGGACTCAAACGTGGGGACCAGCTTCTTTCTGTTAACGGGGTG AGCGTTGAAGGAGAGCAGCATGAAAAGGCAGTAGAGCTCCTGAAAGCTGCTCAGGGGACGGTGAAGCTGGTGGTTCGCTATACTCCAAAAGTTCTGGAGGAGATGGAGGCCAGGTTTGAGAAGATGAGGACAGCTCGGCGTCGCCAGCAACAGAACAGCTACAC TTCCCTAGAATCTCGAGGTTGA